The Bombus terrestris chromosome 4, iyBomTerr1.2, whole genome shotgun sequence genome has a window encoding:
- the LOC105667203 gene encoding uncharacterized protein LOC105667203: MNTILNEGDENNDLVGMLLESIFPECEDENHFENNYEINDIVLSDNLKQESIQDRISVLQNECQTKDDSTECNIENCYDMLEYNKQIISSLMDLKSNIIIALTKCQKKLAVIECNLKNNIAKDTKISICNAGMPYFKDKHYFFASNNEDEILKESYKELQLKNLPKISAWTKKERDVLLNAVKEEAKGIKECDDRKKKFSSTDILQTVNPLQQKEFDWFKISSNYFEDVHSPFDCRIMWNVFLHPDINRKHWTKSEITKLRRIVKKNEFQNWDKIAEELNTNRSAYQCLIRYNTRKSLPKVHCIWENEEDKRLLKLVEIFQIGDFIPWGNVTSWMQNRTKQQVYFRWSYSLSPYLTKGRFTKTEDNILKDAVTKYGTNFRKISAALMPNRSTIQLHDRYQTLTINQIESWTSWTLEEDTKLLHLFQCIGPNWSVIAKNFSCKTRTQLRHRYTALQKYIKRGVSILELHKYHLHNGVQHSENENKEQKKKEFCKNIFKPNNSITNEDHDNNITNIDQELIDYFHKKCKAKQLIHKWELHNAEKLECKTISLYNILQALNAKLCISNNIIDKKLNNRDQQLLHSLREYIKLKSDKKKYFQIVEEYESRMFKRNESEQDSCFLPPRPFDSQIKLKKLKKCIDYDIDRSNKFVFELPTDFNTSELIIPYIGGDEQELQFQKFARSFQVNNSKCCESASEARNCSTFLTKLLLQRRCRTNNSNDRNNSTDKTLKELESVVRFDIGTATSYENDDVNYKSQHMKFQSKCLSNGTTEITQNHDTSMMYASYATLISFKNLTYMRRLNEKYGILDEYFVPSNELQEAFNLLETRLEQLFKYPLGLSNILLPQVYVEDTYLFEDIPLKKRRLKY, from the coding sequence ATGAACACGATACTCAATGAAGGTGATGAAAATAATGATCTAGTCGGAATGTTGTTAGAAAGTATATTTCCCGAATGTGAAGATGAAAATCATTTTGAGaataattacgaaataaatGATATCGTATTAAGCGATAACTTAAAACAAGAATCTATTCAAGATCGAATAAGTGTACTACAAAATGAATGTCAAACCAAAGATGACTCTACGGAATGTAATATCGAAAATTGCTATGATATGTTAGAGTATAACAAACAGATAATCTCTTCCTTAATGGATTTAAAAAGCAATATAATCATTGCTCTTACAAAATGTCAAAAAAAATTAGCAGTGatagaatgtaatttaaaaaataatatagccaaagatacaaaaatttcaatttgcaatGCTGGTATGCCTTATTTTAAggataaacattatttttttgCTTCCAATAATGAAGATGAAATATTGAAGGAAAGCTATAAAGAATTACAGCTCAAAAATCTTCCCAAAATTTCTGCATGGACTAAAAAGGAAAGAGATGTGCTTTTAAATGCGGTAAAAGAAGAAGCTAAAGGAATAAAAGAATGCGACgacaggaaaaagaaattttcatcTACAGATATTTTACAAACAGTCAATCCATTACAACAAAAAGAATTTGATTGGTTTAAAATATCATCTAATTATTTTGAAGATGTCCATTCTCCATTTGATTGTCGTATCATGTGGAATGTTTTTCTTCACCCTGACATCAACAGAAAGCATTGGACGAAGTCAGAAATTACTAAACTCAGGagaatagtaaaaaaaaatgaatttcaaaacTGGGACAAAATTGCAGAAGAATTAAATACAAATCGTAGTGCGTATCAATGTCTTATCAGATACAATACAAGAAAAAGCTTACCTAAAGTCCATTGCATTTGGGAAAATGAGGAAGATAAAAGACTTTTGAAACtagtagaaatatttcaaattggtGACTTTATTCCTTGGGGCAATGTAACTAGTTGGATGCAAAATAGAACTAAGCAGCAAGTTTATTTTCGATGGTCATACAGCTTATCACCATATTTAACTAAAGGCAGATTTACTAAAACTGAAGACAATATCTTAAAGGATGCTGTTACTAAGTATGGTACTAACTTTCGTAAAATATCAGCTGCATTAATGCCTAATAGATCTACCATTCAACTTCATGATCGTTATCAAACGTTAACCATTAACCAAATTGAAAGTTGGACTTCGTGGACGCTTGAAGAAGATACAAAGTTACTTCATCTTTTTCAGTGCATTGGTCCAAATTGGTCTGTAATAGCTAAAAACTTTTCGTGCAAAACTAGGACTCAATTAAGACATAGATACACAGCTTTGCAAAAGTACATTAAGAGAGGTGTTTCCATACTTGAACTGCATAAATATCACTTACACAATGGAGTACAACATTCAGAAAATGAAAACaaggaacaaaaaaagaaagaattttgtaaaaatatcttcaaaccTAATAATAGTATTACCAATGAAGATCatgataataatattacgaaTATAGATCAAGAATTAATTgactattttcataaaaaatgtaaagCAAAACAATTGATACATAAGTGGGAACTTCATAATGCGGAAAAGTTGGAATGTAAAACAATAagcttatataatattttacaagcaTTGAATGCCAAACTTTGTATATCCAACAACattattgataaaaaattaaacaatagaGATCAACAGCTTTTGCATTCATTAAGGgaatatataaaactaaaaagCGATAAGAAAAAGTACTTTCAAATTGTAGAGGAGTATGAATCACGCATGTTTAAACGCAATGAGTCTGAACAAGATTCTTGTTTTTTACCTCCACGTCCTTTTGATTCGCagataaaattgaagaaattaaagaaatgtaTCGATTATGATATAGATAGAAGCAATAAATTTGTATTCGAACTACCTACAGACTTTAATACATCAGAGCTTATAATTCCTTACATCGGCGGTGATGAACAAGaattacaatttcaaaaatttgctCGTTCCTTTcaagttaataattcaaaaTGCTGTGAATCAGCCTCTGAAGCTCGAAACTGTTctacatttttaacaaaattactaTTACAACGTCGATGTCGTACCAATAATAGCAACGATAGAAACAATTCAACTGACAAAACATTAAAAGAATTGGAATCAGTCGTTCGTTTCGACATTGGCACCGCTACATCTTATGAAAATGACGATGTCAATTACAAATCTCAAcatatgaaatttcaaagcaaATGTCTATCTAACGGTACCACAGAAATTACTCAAAACCATGACACATCTATGATGTATGCTAGCTATGCAACTTTgataagttttaaaaatttaacataTATGAGACGATTAAATGAAAAGTATGGTATTCTTGATGAATATTTTGTACCATCAAACGAATTACAAGAAgcatttaatttattagaaacacGTTTAGAACAATTATTTAAGTACCCATTAGGTCTGTCAAATATCTTATTGCCACAAGTTTATGTAGAGGATACATATTTGTTTGAAGATATTCCACTGAAAAAGAGACGTCTCAAATATTAG